Proteins encoded by one window of Pantanalinema sp.:
- a CDS encoding penicillin-binding protein 1A, translating into MTWKDRAAFVGWQVLFLALGSGVGLGLSMSRLPDVKSLEGWVPTESTRIYDAKGHLLANVHGEENREVVPLGDIPRHLQEAVIAVEDDHFYRHHGVNLKGIARAALTDLAEGRKAEGASTITQQLAKNLFLTNNKSWSRKIADAWLAIQIEHRYSKPQILEMYLNQVYWGHNCYGIQAAAQNYFGKKTKDLTLAESAQLAFLLRGPERFSPYKDAALAKRGQRVALLRMVRAGFITQAQADAATSVPLKYPGAQNFAYKAPYFTSYLLNQLINRYGSDVVMRGGLRIRATIDWEIQQKAEQLLAQTVATHGKRMNFSQGAIVAIDPRTGYIRAMVGGVSYARSKFNRVVQAHRQPGSSFKPFVYLTAFERNYSPATPFNDAKVSYDAGNGKLWTPENYGNASGGTMTLRKALEQSNNVIAVKLLDRIGIDPVIENAHRLGIQSPLGANLSLALGSSEVTPLELASAFSVFAADGMRCEPQAYSIVEDRAGTVVERNDPKPRRVFEADPIRVLNDVMMGVVRYGTGAAANIDRPAAGKTGTTSDHRDAWFVGYTPDLVTLVWLGNDDNARMNGTTGGAVCAPLWKQLMQVALAKTPATPFPLLEKHQVASTRSLSAAPASPSSAFFIPGSDADPAKRRATPRPSPTPDPDSLPAFEATESAPGDGDHGQDSLGL; encoded by the coding sequence TTGACCTGGAAGGACCGCGCCGCCTTCGTCGGCTGGCAGGTCCTCTTCCTCGCGCTGGGCTCGGGGGTGGGGCTGGGGCTGAGCATGTCTCGCCTGCCGGACGTGAAGTCGCTCGAGGGCTGGGTCCCCACCGAGTCGACCCGGATCTACGACGCCAAGGGGCACCTGCTCGCCAACGTCCACGGCGAGGAGAACCGGGAGGTCGTCCCCCTCGGCGACATCCCCCGCCACCTTCAGGAGGCGGTCATCGCGGTCGAGGACGACCACTTCTACCGCCACCACGGCGTCAACCTCAAGGGGATCGCCCGCGCGGCCCTCACCGACCTGGCCGAAGGGCGCAAGGCGGAGGGCGCGAGCACCATCACCCAGCAGCTCGCCAAGAACCTCTTCCTCACCAACAACAAGAGCTGGTCCCGCAAGATCGCCGACGCCTGGCTCGCCATCCAGATCGAGCACCGCTACTCGAAGCCGCAGATCCTGGAGATGTACCTCAACCAGGTCTACTGGGGCCACAACTGCTACGGCATCCAGGCAGCCGCCCAGAACTACTTCGGCAAGAAGACCAAGGATCTCACGCTCGCTGAGAGCGCGCAGCTCGCGTTCCTGCTGCGCGGGCCCGAGCGCTTCTCGCCCTACAAGGACGCCGCACTCGCCAAGCGCGGCCAGCGGGTGGCCCTGCTGCGCATGGTCCGCGCCGGCTTCATCACCCAGGCCCAGGCCGACGCCGCCACGTCGGTCCCGCTCAAGTACCCCGGGGCGCAGAACTTCGCCTACAAGGCCCCCTACTTCACCAGCTACCTGCTCAACCAGCTCATCAACCGCTACGGCAGCGACGTGGTCATGCGCGGCGGGCTGCGGATCCGCGCGACCATCGACTGGGAAATCCAGCAGAAGGCCGAGCAATTGCTGGCCCAGACCGTCGCCACCCATGGCAAGCGAATGAACTTCAGCCAGGGCGCGATCGTCGCCATCGATCCCCGGACGGGCTACATCCGGGCCATGGTCGGGGGGGTCAGTTACGCCAGGTCCAAGTTCAACCGCGTGGTCCAGGCCCATCGGCAGCCGGGCTCCTCCTTCAAGCCCTTCGTCTACCTCACGGCCTTCGAGCGCAACTACTCGCCCGCGACCCCGTTCAACGACGCCAAGGTCTCGTACGACGCCGGCAACGGCAAGCTCTGGACCCCGGAGAACTACGGCAACGCCAGCGGCGGCACCATGACCCTTCGCAAGGCGCTGGAGCAGTCCAACAACGTCATCGCCGTCAAACTGCTCGACCGGATCGGGATCGACCCGGTGATCGAGAACGCACACCGGCTCGGCATCCAGAGCCCGCTCGGCGCGAACCTCTCGCTTGCGCTCGGCAGCTCCGAGGTCACCCCCCTGGAGCTCGCGAGCGCCTTTTCGGTCTTCGCCGCCGACGGGATGAGGTGCGAGCCCCAGGCCTACAGCATCGTCGAGGACCGAGCAGGCACGGTGGTCGAGCGCAACGACCCGAAGCCGCGCCGGGTCTTCGAGGCGGATCCCATCCGGGTGCTCAACGACGTCATGATGGGGGTCGTGCGCTACGGCACGGGGGCCGCCGCCAACATCGACCGGCCGGCCGCCGGCAAGACCGGCACCACCTCGGACCACCGCGACGCGTGGTTCGTGGGCTACACCCCGGACCTGGTGACGCTGGTCTGGCTAGGCAACGACGACAATGCCCGGATGAACGGCACCACGGGAGGCGCGGTCTGCGCGCCGCTCTGGAAGCAGCTGATGCAGGTGGCGCTCGCCAAGACGCCCGCGACCCCCTTCCCCTTGCTCGAGAAGCACCAGGTCGCCTCCACACGCTCGCTCAGCGCGGCCCCCGCGAGCCCCTCCAGCGCGTTCTTCATCCCGGGCAGCGACGCCGATCCCGCCAAGAGGCGTGCCACCCCCCGGCCCTCCCCCACCCCCGACCCCGATAGCTTGCCGGCATTCGAGGCGACGGAGAGCGCTCCTGGCGATGGCGACCATGGCCAGGACTCGCTGGGGCTGTAA
- a CDS encoding aromatic ring-hydroxylating dioxygenase subunit alpha, which translates to MKNYWYIATPSDALKKQPIARMIDGVPLVVFRAEDGRAAALADRCSHRNVQLSRGRIEDGCLSCPYHGWAFDAAGQCVKIPSLCEGDPIPAKSAIRAFPVIEQQGYVWVFVGDGDPEAARPFHLPHMEEAGWAWTRLEATIANSAANLVENFIDCPHTGFIHRGLFRTAPDHAAETVVRTRADGVDIDIDEEAKSRSLLGRLVLKAGEKVAHVDSFHMPFIVSVRYAFGDRREVVGYQICTPVSDLETRVHVHVTWRLGAWAPLIAPIVRVMGRKVLAQDRWILENQGQQIRRFGEDFCSSQADTANLWIRNLRNRVLRGEDPMSDREKRVRFRL; encoded by the coding sequence GTGAAGAACTACTGGTACATCGCCACGCCTTCCGACGCGCTCAAGAAGCAGCCCATCGCCCGGATGATCGACGGGGTGCCCCTCGTGGTCTTCCGGGCCGAGGACGGTCGCGCGGCCGCCCTGGCCGATCGCTGCTCCCACCGCAACGTTCAGCTCTCCCGCGGCAGGATCGAGGATGGCTGCCTGAGCTGCCCCTATCACGGCTGGGCGTTCGACGCAGCGGGGCAGTGCGTCAAGATCCCCTCGCTGTGCGAGGGCGACCCCATCCCCGCGAAGAGCGCCATTCGCGCCTTCCCGGTCATCGAGCAGCAGGGCTACGTCTGGGTCTTCGTTGGCGACGGGGACCCCGAAGCGGCGCGCCCTTTCCACCTTCCCCACATGGAGGAGGCCGGCTGGGCCTGGACGCGCCTGGAGGCGACGATCGCCAACAGCGCGGCCAACCTCGTCGAGAACTTCATCGACTGCCCCCACACCGGCTTCATCCATCGCGGCCTCTTCCGCACCGCGCCGGACCATGCGGCCGAGACCGTGGTCCGCACCCGCGCCGACGGGGTGGACATCGACATCGACGAGGAGGCCAAGTCCAGAAGCCTGCTCGGGCGCCTGGTGCTGAAAGCCGGCGAGAAGGTCGCCCACGTGGACTCCTTCCACATGCCCTTCATCGTCTCGGTGCGCTACGCCTTCGGCGATCGCCGGGAGGTCGTCGGCTACCAGATCTGCACCCCGGTCTCGGACCTCGAGACGCGGGTCCACGTCCACGTCACCTGGCGCCTGGGCGCCTGGGCCCCTCTCATCGCGCCGATCGTGAGGGTCATGGGCCGCAAGGTGCTCGCCCAGGACCGCTGGATCCTCGAGAACCAGGGCCAGCAGATCCGGCGCTTCGGCGAGGACTTCTGCTCGTCGCAGGCGGACACCGCCAACCTCTGGATCCGCAACCTCCGCAACCGGGTGCTGCGCGGCGAGGATCCGATGAGCGATCGGGAGAAGCGGGTACGCTTCAGGCTATGA
- a CDS encoding amidohydrolase family protein has translation MRIDIHTHLAGLGAGHTGCAVSARMRRSLTFQAMMVLTGMRASAASGREDAAYAEFMACAIDQSRELDYACLFAMDGVYDAHGALDQRRSHLVVPNSHLFEACRLSPKLLPVISVNPDRHDAVAELERWGPRAVAIKWLGPLQKFTLSPVRHARVMDLIKELELPVIVHTGCEHTFPEMEQRLGDPALYEPLLQRGIPVVFSHCGTGSFVHPGYDYSREFLRLLERYDHAYGDTSAFCSLVRYKQVRRFRVDRYEGRLLHGSDFPIPSSAVYFLRDLGFSGVARLQGVSSVLDRDVLTKRAMGMPDATFTAAGELLSAGIKRYRRSS, from the coding sequence ATGCGGATCGACATTCACACCCACCTCGCGGGGCTGGGAGCGGGCCACACCGGCTGCGCCGTCTCCGCGCGCATGCGCCGCTCGCTCACCTTCCAGGCGATGATGGTCCTGACCGGGATGCGCGCGAGCGCTGCTTCGGGGCGCGAGGATGCCGCCTACGCGGAATTCATGGCCTGCGCGATCGATCAGTCGCGCGAGCTCGATTACGCCTGCCTCTTTGCGATGGACGGGGTGTATGACGCCCACGGCGCGCTGGATCAGCGCCGCAGCCACCTGGTGGTCCCCAACTCCCACCTCTTCGAGGCCTGCCGCCTGAGTCCCAAGCTGCTCCCGGTCATCTCGGTCAACCCCGACCGGCACGACGCCGTCGCCGAGCTCGAGCGCTGGGGCCCCCGGGCCGTCGCGATCAAGTGGCTGGGGCCCCTTCAGAAGTTCACGCTGAGCCCCGTGCGCCACGCGCGCGTGATGGACCTCATCAAGGAGCTCGAGCTGCCCGTCATCGTCCACACGGGATGCGAGCACACTTTTCCCGAGATGGAGCAGCGCCTCGGCGATCCGGCGCTCTACGAGCCCCTTCTCCAGCGGGGGATCCCCGTCGTCTTCAGCCACTGCGGGACCGGGTCCTTCGTCCATCCCGGCTACGATTACTCGCGCGAGTTCCTGCGCCTTCTCGAGCGCTACGACCACGCGTACGGCGACACGTCGGCCTTCTGCTCGCTGGTGCGCTACAAGCAGGTCCGGCGCTTCAGGGTGGATCGCTACGAGGGGCGCCTGCTGCACGGCTCGGACTTCCCCATCCCCTCGAGCGCCGTCTACTTCCTGCGGGATCTGGGCTTCTCGGGGGTGGCGCGCCTGCAGGGGGTGAGCAGCGTGCTCGATCGCGACGTGCTCACCAAGCGTGCGATGGGGATGCCCGACGCGACGTTCACCGCCGCCGGCGAGCTGCTATCGGCGGGGATCAAGCGCTACCGCCGATCGTCATAG
- a CDS encoding nitrilase-related carbon-nitrogen hydrolase — MPSYQVSIAQFAPVLGGVSANLDAHLHLCERAIESGSRLVVFPELSLTGYFVKDLVAEVALSSDAPELDAIRRASKRIDLVCGFIERAQGDRYHIASGYFSNGELIHLHRKVYLPTYGMFEEGRFIAPGRRLRAFDGPLGRTAVLICEDLWHPSTVGVMAADGADLLIGVAASPARGFGGDRPDSARIYEQMNRVYAQLYGMNVVFSNRVGFEDGVGFWGGSEAIAPSGEALVKAPYFDDALVSATIDPGDARRARLATPLGRDERMDVTIAELSRIASSRSGGDR; from the coding sequence ATGCCCTCGTACCAGGTTTCCATCGCCCAGTTCGCCCCGGTCCTCGGCGGGGTATCGGCCAATCTCGACGCCCACCTGCACCTCTGCGAGCGGGCGATCGAGAGCGGCTCGCGCCTCGTCGTCTTTCCCGAGCTGTCGCTGACCGGCTACTTCGTCAAGGACCTGGTCGCTGAGGTCGCCCTCTCGTCCGACGCACCCGAGCTCGACGCCATCCGGCGCGCCTCCAAGCGGATCGACCTGGTGTGCGGCTTCATCGAACGCGCCCAGGGCGACCGTTACCACATCGCCTCGGGCTACTTCTCGAACGGCGAGCTGATCCACCTGCACCGCAAGGTCTACCTGCCCACCTACGGCATGTTCGAGGAGGGGCGCTTCATCGCTCCCGGCCGGAGGCTGAGGGCCTTCGACGGTCCCCTGGGCCGCACGGCCGTCCTCATCTGCGAGGACCTCTGGCACCCCTCCACGGTGGGGGTGATGGCCGCCGACGGGGCCGATCTGCTGATCGGCGTGGCGGCCTCGCCCGCGCGGGGGTTCGGAGGCGATCGCCCCGACTCCGCCCGGATATACGAGCAGATGAACCGGGTATACGCCCAGCTGTACGGCATGAACGTGGTCTTCTCCAACCGGGTCGGCTTCGAGGACGGGGTCGGCTTCTGGGGAGGGTCCGAGGCGATCGCTCCATCCGGAGAAGCGCTCGTCAAGGCGCCCTACTTCGACGACGCCCTGGTCTCGGCGACGATCGACCCGGGTGATGCGCGTCGCGCGAGACTCGCCACGCCCCTCGGGCGCGACGAGCGCATGGACGTGACCATCGCCGAGCTGAGCCGGATCGCAAGCAGCCGCAGCGGGGGGGATCGATGA
- the coaD gene encoding pantetheine-phosphate adenylyltransferase yields MSLAIYPGSFDPITNGHLDVLDRASRMFDEVIVAVLANSTKNCIFTFEERVEMIREVTRDMPRVKVESFSGLTADYAKLKGANILIRGLRAVSDFDAELRIALANKKLNPALETVFLMTSSEYLFLSSSTVREIASLGGPTTGMVPDHVAACLRAKFVPVTGDATRRNVLSPS; encoded by the coding sequence GTGTCGCTTGCGATCTATCCCGGGTCCTTCGACCCGATTACCAACGGTCACCTGGACGTGCTGGACCGCGCGAGCCGCATGTTCGACGAGGTCATCGTGGCGGTACTCGCCAACAGCACCAAGAACTGCATCTTCACCTTCGAGGAGCGGGTCGAGATGATCCGCGAAGTCACCCGCGACATGCCCCGCGTCAAGGTCGAGAGCTTCAGCGGCCTGACGGCCGACTATGCCAAGCTCAAGGGCGCGAACATCCTGATTCGCGGGCTGAGGGCCGTGTCGGACTTCGACGCCGAGCTGCGGATCGCCCTGGCCAACAAGAAGCTCAACCCCGCGCTCGAGACCGTCTTCCTCATGACCTCGTCCGAGTACCTGTTCCTGTCGTCGAGCACGGTCCGCGAGATCGCCTCTCTGGGCGGTCCGACGACCGGGATGGTGCCTGATCACGTCGCCGCGTGCCTGCGCGCCAAGTTCGTCCCCGTCACCGGGGACGCCACGAGGAGGAATGTCCTATCTCCCAGCTAG
- the typA gene encoding translational GTPase TypA produces the protein MNEKIRNVAIIAHVDHGKTTLVDGLLRQSGVFKAHEVVVDCVMDSNDLERERGITILAKNTAVEYHGYKINILDTPGHADFGGEVERVLGMVDGCLLIVDAFEGPMPQTRFVLRKALEQGLKPVVVINKIDRPGARPTEVIDLVLDLFIDLGADDDQIEFPVVFASGIGGYAKDALEDESSDLRPLFDAILKHIPAPLGDATKPLQLQVTTLDYSEYLGRIIVGRVHNGVIHASEQCVLMRADGTVTKGKVSKLFTFSGLKRVEVDQASAGDIVAIAGFPDANIGETVADAANPNPLPLIRVDEPTLQMTFSVNDSPFAGREGKYVTTRQIRGRLDKELESNVSLRVDDTESTDAFLVSGRGELHLGILVETMRREGYEFQISKPKVILREIDGATYEPFETLVLDVPEWAGGACIQAIGSRRGEMQKMANESGRTIVEFLVPARGLIGFRSEFIRMTKGEGIMNHSFFDYQPFVGEMGAQRNGVLIAHEEGEATYYAIQNMEDRGAFFIKPQTKVYSGMIVGEHNRPTDLEINVCKAKKITNMRAAGGEELVRLTPPIEMSLERAMEYIGDDELVEITPQSVRLRKMKLKR, from the coding sequence TTGAACGAGAAAATCCGCAACGTCGCCATCATCGCGCACGTCGACCATGGCAAGACCACCCTCGTGGACGGCCTGCTGCGCCAATCCGGCGTCTTCAAGGCGCACGAGGTCGTGGTGGACTGCGTCATGGATTCCAATGACCTGGAGCGCGAGCGTGGCATCACCATCCTCGCCAAGAACACCGCCGTCGAGTACCACGGCTACAAGATCAACATCCTCGACACCCCTGGCCACGCCGACTTCGGTGGCGAGGTGGAGCGCGTCCTCGGCATGGTGGACGGCTGTCTGCTCATCGTGGACGCCTTCGAGGGCCCCATGCCCCAGACCCGCTTCGTGCTGCGCAAGGCGCTCGAGCAGGGCCTGAAGCCCGTGGTCGTCATCAACAAGATCGACCGCCCCGGTGCTCGCCCCACCGAGGTCATCGACCTGGTGCTCGACCTGTTCATCGACCTGGGCGCCGACGACGACCAGATCGAGTTCCCGGTGGTCTTCGCCTCGGGCATCGGTGGCTACGCCAAGGACGCCCTCGAGGACGAATCGAGCGACCTTCGTCCCCTGTTCGACGCCATCCTCAAGCACATCCCCGCCCCTCTGGGCGACGCGACCAAGCCCCTCCAGCTCCAGGTGACCACCCTGGACTACTCGGAGTACCTGGGCCGCATCATCGTGGGTCGCGTCCACAACGGCGTGATTCACGCCAGCGAGCAGTGCGTCCTGATGCGCGCCGACGGCACCGTGACCAAGGGCAAGGTCTCCAAGCTCTTCACGTTCAGCGGCCTCAAGCGTGTCGAGGTCGACCAGGCCTCGGCCGGTGACATCGTCGCCATCGCAGGCTTCCCCGATGCCAACATCGGGGAGACCGTGGCGGATGCCGCCAACCCCAATCCCCTGCCCTTGATCCGCGTCGACGAGCCCACCCTGCAGATGACCTTCTCGGTCAACGACAGCCCGTTCGCCGGCCGCGAGGGCAAGTACGTCACCACCCGCCAGATCCGCGGGCGCCTCGACAAGGAGCTCGAGAGCAACGTCTCGCTGCGCGTCGATGACACCGAGAGCACCGACGCCTTCCTGGTCAGCGGCCGCGGCGAGCTGCACCTCGGCATCCTGGTCGAGACCATGCGGCGCGAGGGCTACGAGTTCCAGATCTCCAAGCCCAAGGTCATCCTGCGCGAGATCGACGGCGCGACCTACGAGCCCTTCGAGACCCTGGTGCTCGACGTCCCCGAATGGGCGGGCGGCGCCTGCATCCAGGCCATCGGCTCGCGGCGCGGCGAGATGCAGAAGATGGCCAACGAGAGCGGCCGCACCATCGTCGAGTTCCTGGTGCCGGCGCGCGGCCTGATCGGCTTCCGCAGCGAGTTCATCCGCATGACCAAGGGCGAGGGCATCATGAACCACTCGTTCTTCGACTACCAGCCCTTCGTCGGCGAGATGGGCGCCCAGCGCAACGGCGTGCTGATCGCCCACGAGGAGGGCGAGGCCACCTACTACGCGATCCAGAACATGGAGGACCGCGGCGCCTTCTTCATCAAGCCCCAGACCAAGGTCTACAGCGGCATGATCGTCGGCGAGCACAACCGCCCCACCGACCTCGAGATCAACGTGTGCAAGGCCAAGAAGATCACCAACATGCGCGCGGCCGGCGGCGAGGAGCTGGTGCGCCTCACCCCGCCCATCGAGATGAGCCTCGAGCGAGCGATGGAGTACATCGGCGACGACGAGCTGGTGGAGATCACCCCCCAGTCGGTCCGCCTGCGCAAGATGAAGCTCAAGCGCTAG
- a CDS encoding diguanylate cyclase, which produces MKRWTIGKAYFFAVTVLGLGLAAWMLADASQYAQLAHPMFLAFALLGVATELVGFPLPRGGRVTASFAFLFASLLMQGLFPTIVVIALIAVASNLVVQRRHWSLALFNLAQYTLSYGAAHLALVLGGYEASRDLLSPLTFGVLFAATLAQIAVNIALVNGYIALEKQVPLWQVLWEDDRYELLATLLLSPLSVTMVVLYQRAGLMGAALLVGPLLVTAVLWVLYLKVRQSRRALEVANQELAILNQIAQRISSRIDLGESLVLIGNEIKRAVPHDACMIFLLDPSNHRLVRARTQAIAVEKTPDAQLGQGLIGKAAQGAAIVRLDALQDLLSPGEDHLASYHSALIAPILAEDKRLGVIALFNHDDRAFDARSERLLGIIASYAAIAIQNAQLYQTTQQLAITDGLTAVYNRRYFQRQLDNEFRRAPRFGYPIALILLDVDHFKQFNDTHGHLLGDQVLRSMAQILKESVRETDVVARYGGEEFAVILPETTRDHALEVAERIRKNVAHHTFWGRGQTPVQVTVSIGVASRLAAETSAEAMIELSDQALYEAKRTGRDRICVAGSAEDGVFHLAPPRPDEQGAAKRRATGRARIPLDAEAWGATFALALPPLLLCLESTLSAQGHSLEPDAQDQWRDRLGQLLETLARQVARPETVDPSALPQLGLEAPVSHLIQLGMTLTQSEHLVLSLCQTLDRHVQEAPYSPQARLQVLAEVERFTHALQLEVSQVWHAFYQQTNSQLLAIQALEDRISGAHALDELLLEGVKVAMEALEAQAVLLFMPQPGQDHLRMRAASGLDEIERVQWLIPCATGPVGEAMATMQPRILPGGSALDAEVLTAFCARIDAQQAALFPLVHQGEAQGVLLCLGASPDRFGPSSLRLGRGIAGRMAAAIARIQAQDSRQDTYLQAIVDMVEALEAKDGFATGHSENLVRCATALGEALGLGAEDLAVLHQAAYLHDLGKIAFPEAILAKPGRLTPQERTLVESHPEIGARLIGSIASLRSVVPIVRHHHEHWNGTGYPDGLAGEEIPLLARILAVAEAFEGMTAPKPYRPAYAPHEALAEMRSSGNFDPAVLDVLEPLVLRQTH; this is translated from the coding sequence GTGAAACGCTGGACGATCGGCAAAGCCTACTTCTTCGCCGTCACCGTGCTCGGGCTCGGCCTCGCGGCCTGGATGCTCGCTGACGCCTCGCAGTACGCGCAGCTCGCGCACCCCATGTTTTTGGCCTTTGCGCTGTTGGGGGTGGCCACCGAGCTTGTGGGCTTCCCGCTGCCCCGCGGCGGCCGGGTGACGGCGAGCTTCGCCTTCCTCTTCGCGTCGCTCTTGATGCAGGGCCTCTTCCCGACCATCGTGGTGATCGCCCTCATCGCGGTGGCCTCCAACCTCGTGGTCCAGCGCCGCCACTGGAGCCTGGCCCTCTTCAACCTCGCCCAGTACACCCTCTCCTACGGAGCCGCCCACCTGGCGCTCGTGCTCGGGGGGTACGAGGCCAGCCGCGACTTGCTCTCGCCGCTGACCTTCGGGGTCCTCTTCGCCGCCACCCTCGCCCAGATCGCGGTCAACATCGCGCTGGTCAACGGCTACATCGCCCTCGAGAAGCAGGTCCCCCTCTGGCAGGTCCTCTGGGAGGACGACCGCTACGAGCTGCTCGCCACCCTGCTCTTGAGCCCGCTCTCGGTCACCATGGTCGTCCTCTACCAGCGCGCCGGCCTCATGGGCGCGGCGCTGCTCGTCGGCCCGTTGCTCGTCACTGCGGTGCTCTGGGTGCTCTACCTCAAGGTCAGGCAATCACGCCGCGCCCTCGAGGTCGCCAACCAGGAGCTCGCCATCCTCAACCAGATCGCCCAGCGCATCAGCTCCCGGATCGACCTGGGGGAGAGCCTGGTGCTCATCGGCAACGAGATCAAGCGGGCGGTCCCGCACGACGCCTGCATGATTTTCCTGCTGGACCCGAGCAACCACCGCCTGGTCCGAGCGCGCACCCAGGCGATCGCCGTCGAGAAGACGCCCGACGCCCAGCTCGGCCAGGGGTTGATCGGCAAGGCCGCGCAGGGGGCTGCGATCGTGCGGCTCGACGCGCTGCAGGACCTGCTTTCGCCCGGCGAGGATCACCTTGCGAGCTACCACTCCGCGCTCATCGCACCCATCCTCGCCGAGGACAAGCGCCTCGGCGTCATCGCCCTTTTCAACCACGACGATCGGGCCTTCGACGCGCGCAGCGAGCGCCTGCTCGGGATCATCGCGAGCTACGCGGCGATCGCGATCCAGAATGCCCAGCTCTACCAGACCACCCAGCAGCTTGCCATCACCGACGGCCTGACGGCGGTCTACAACCGGCGCTACTTCCAGCGCCAGCTCGACAACGAGTTCCGCCGCGCCCCGCGCTTCGGTTACCCGATCGCGCTGATCCTGCTCGACGTCGATCACTTCAAGCAATTCAACGACACGCACGGGCACCTGCTCGGCGACCAGGTGCTGCGCTCGATGGCCCAGATCCTCAAGGAGAGCGTCCGCGAGACCGACGTGGTGGCGCGCTACGGCGGCGAGGAGTTCGCCGTCATCCTGCCCGAGACCACCCGCGACCACGCCCTCGAGGTGGCCGAGCGGATCCGCAAGAACGTGGCCCACCATACCTTCTGGGGCCGGGGCCAGACGCCGGTCCAGGTGACGGTCTCGATCGGGGTCGCCTCTCGCCTGGCCGCCGAGACGAGCGCCGAGGCCATGATCGAGCTCTCGGACCAGGCGCTCTACGAGGCCAAGCGCACGGGCCGCGATCGCATCTGCGTGGCCGGCAGCGCCGAGGACGGCGTCTTCCACCTCGCCCCGCCCCGTCCGGACGAGCAGGGCGCGGCCAAGCGCCGCGCCACGGGCCGTGCCAGGATCCCCCTCGACGCCGAGGCCTGGGGCGCGACGTTCGCCCTTGCTCTTCCCCCCCTCCTGCTGTGCCTGGAGAGCACCCTGAGCGCCCAGGGTCACAGCCTCGAGCCCGACGCCCAGGACCAGTGGCGCGATAGGCTCGGCCAGCTGCTCGAGACCCTTGCGCGTCAGGTCGCTCGCCCCGAGACGGTCGATCCCTCCGCCCTGCCGCAGCTCGGCCTCGAGGCGCCCGTCAGCCATCTCATCCAGCTGGGCATGACCCTGACCCAGAGCGAGCACCTCGTCCTCTCGCTCTGCCAGACGCTGGATCGGCACGTGCAGGAGGCGCCCTACTCCCCGCAGGCGAGGCTCCAGGTCCTCGCAGAGGTCGAGCGCTTCACCCACGCGCTCCAGCTCGAGGTCTCCCAGGTCTGGCATGCCTTCTACCAGCAGACCAACAGCCAGCTGCTGGCGATCCAGGCCCTCGAGGACCGCATCTCGGGCGCCCACGCGCTCGACGAACTGCTGCTCGAGGGGGTGAAGGTCGCCATGGAGGCGCTCGAGGCGCAGGCCGTGCTCCTGTTCATGCCCCAGCCCGGCCAGGACCACCTGCGCATGCGCGCCGCAAGCGGCCTCGACGAGATCGAGCGGGTCCAGTGGCTGATCCCGTGCGCCACCGGGCCGGTGGGCGAGGCAATGGCGACCATGCAACCTCGGATCCTACCGGGGGGGAGCGCGCTCGACGCCGAGGTCCTCACGGCCTTCTGCGCGCGCATCGATGCCCAGCAGGCGGCACTGTTTCCCCTGGTCCACCAGGGGGAGGCCCAGGGCGTCCTGCTGTGCCTCGGGGCATCGCCCGATCGCTTCGGCCCGTCCTCCCTGCGCCTCGGCCGGGGAATCGCCGGCCGCATGGCCGCTGCGATCGCCCGGATCCAGGCCCAGGACAGTCGCCAGGACACCTATCTCCAGGCCATCGTCGACATGGTGGAGGCGCTCGAAGCCAAGGACGGCTTCGCGACGGGCCACTCCGAGAACCTGGTCCGCTGCGCGACGGCCCTGGGCGAGGCCCTCGGCCTGGGGGCCGAGGACCTCGCCGTGCTCCACCAGGCCGCCTACCTCCACGATCTCGGCAAGATCGCCTTTCCCGAGGCCATCCTGGCCAAGCCGGGCCGGCTGACGCCCCAGGAGCGGACCCTGGTCGAGAGCCACCCCGAGATCGGCGCGCGGCTGATCGGCTCGATCGCCTCGCTCAGGTCGGTGGTCCCGATCGTGCGCCACCACCACGAGCACTGGAACGGAACCGGCTACCCGGACGGCCTCGCCGGCGAGGAGATCCCCCTGCTCGCCCGCATCCTGGCCGTGGCGGAGGCCTTCGAGGGCATGACCGCTCCCAAGCCGTACCGCCCTGCCTACGCCCCGCACGAGGCCCTCGCCGAGATGCGAAGCAGCGGTAACTTCGACCCGGCGGTGCTCGACGTCCTCGAACCGCTCGTCTTGCGGCAGACGCACTGA